The Prosthecobacter algae genome has a segment encoding these proteins:
- a CDS encoding diacylglycerol kinase family protein, with amino-acid sequence MVTWLARVLRSFGPALTGIGTALRSQPNLQIHLAATLAVTTLGLIQNLPTWKWGCLGLCIGLVWVAELLNTALEKLCDRITLERDEQIRQVKDMAAGAVLIACAVAVFMAFMIFL; translated from the coding sequence ATGGTCACCTGGCTGGCCAGAGTCCTGCGCAGTTTTGGGCCAGCTTTGACAGGCATCGGCACCGCTCTGCGCAGCCAGCCGAATCTTCAGATCCACCTCGCAGCCACCCTGGCGGTGACGACCCTCGGGCTAATTCAAAATTTGCCCACCTGGAAATGGGGCTGCCTGGGTCTCTGCATCGGCCTCGTTTGGGTGGCCGAGCTTCTGAATACGGCCCTGGAGAAACTGTGCGACCGGATCACCCTGGAGCGGGATGAGCAGATCCGTCAGGTCAAAGACATGGCCGCGGGTGCCGTGCTGATTGCCTGTGCCGTGGCAGTTTTTATGGCATTCATGATTTTCCTCTAA
- a CDS encoding alpha/beta hydrolase produces the protein MNQPAPSYTHRPDKSVDERWELVTFKSLGVDIHGCFVPSETARSGPTLIVSHGAGEFKENYFEMARSLSRQGISCLLLDMHGHGASGGHAYHVSIREWVADLLAALDYLETRPDVDPKKIGAFGLSSGGTAILEVAAIDPRLRALVALDATVMNTLPWSITLTMGTLCGVGYLKRLLTGKDLRISIVKLLEEVQLAADPEINERLKVDPGKRRAFANFPLPGAGHAFFVNTIKRVSKIKAATLVIWGEQDNLDPVSTAYRLHDALTCVKQVEVVAGNGHAGHLDRNRQRVFDLTGDWLLEHLA, from the coding sequence ATGAACCAACCTGCACCATCTTACACCCACAGACCCGACAAGTCTGTGGATGAGCGATGGGAACTGGTGACCTTCAAATCTCTGGGGGTGGACATTCACGGCTGCTTTGTCCCCAGTGAAACTGCCCGTTCCGGCCCCACCCTGATCGTCTCTCACGGCGCAGGCGAGTTTAAGGAAAACTACTTTGAGATGGCGCGCAGCCTCTCCCGCCAGGGCATTTCCTGCCTGCTCCTGGACATGCACGGCCATGGTGCCAGCGGCGGGCATGCCTACCACGTTTCCATCCGCGAATGGGTGGCAGATCTGCTAGCAGCGCTGGATTATCTGGAGACCCGGCCCGATGTGGACCCGAAAAAAATCGGTGCCTTTGGCCTTTCCTCAGGCGGTACCGCCATCCTGGAAGTCGCCGCCATTGATCCCCGCCTCCGCGCACTGGTGGCTTTGGATGCCACCGTGATGAACACCCTTCCCTGGTCCATCACGCTGACAATGGGCACCCTCTGTGGTGTCGGTTACCTCAAACGCCTGCTGACGGGCAAAGACCTGCGCATCTCCATCGTGAAACTTCTCGAAGAGGTCCAACTCGCCGCAGATCCCGAGATCAATGAACGCCTGAAGGTGGACCCAGGCAAACGGCGCGCCTTTGCCAATTTCCCCCTGCCTGGCGCGGGTCACGCCTTCTTTGTGAACACCATCAAGCGGGTTTCCAAAATCAAAGCTGCCACACTCGTCATCTGGGGAGAGCAAGATAATCTAGACCCCGTCAGCACCGCCTACCGACTTCACGATGCCCTCACTTGCGTCAAGCAAGTCGAAGTCGTCGCTGGCAATGGTCACGCTGGGCACCTAGACCGCAACAGACAGCGCGTTTTTGATCTCACAGGAGATTGGCTTCTCGAACATCTGGCCTAG
- a CDS encoding DUF2156 domain-containing protein — protein MRSILGKESENFNHEEKWSLLSGHIKKHGCEALSYATLQHGMEYFVHELGYIAFITATHPVFARKPKRIALTDPVCAPEDLQPLIAAFLKEFPAAVFGVVSERCATVLRQMGFKVNCVGYEPELPVQTYNTQGNWKELDMIKRARNEAKREGIRIEEVDIAKVPLEQLNALSSKWLQGKKVNDREIWIYARRPVYQQEHDVRKFVAYDKEGIAIGYVFYDPMYRDGKVFGYSANTVRCDEARYGRLATAVHMVAMETFKTEGVEVLNLLLCPFTNLERGIYSDDLMTRWFFQVSQRFGGEIYNFKGLAFHKSKYRGFEKPVYYASNSTLPSNDVYLAFLTADIARSYFDTMKLLGIGIVKELFKGTPKKAAPVEKSA, from the coding sequence ATGCGCTCAATCTTAGGTAAAGAGTCTGAAAATTTCAATCATGAGGAGAAATGGTCTTTACTATCAGGCCATATCAAAAAGCATGGTTGTGAGGCGCTTTCATATGCGACGCTCCAGCATGGCATGGAATACTTTGTCCATGAGCTTGGCTACATCGCCTTTATCACGGCCACTCACCCTGTCTTTGCCCGCAAGCCCAAACGCATCGCCCTGACAGATCCCGTCTGCGCCCCTGAAGATCTGCAGCCCCTCATCGCTGCCTTTCTCAAAGAGTTCCCTGCAGCCGTCTTTGGCGTCGTTTCAGAACGATGCGCCACAGTCCTCCGCCAGATGGGCTTCAAGGTGAACTGCGTGGGGTATGAGCCTGAACTTCCCGTGCAGACCTACAATACCCAGGGCAACTGGAAGGAACTCGACATGATCAAACGCGCCCGCAACGAAGCGAAGCGCGAAGGCATCCGGATTGAGGAAGTTGACATCGCCAAGGTGCCGCTAGAGCAATTGAACGCCCTTTCCTCCAAATGGCTTCAAGGCAAAAAGGTCAATGACCGTGAGATCTGGATTTATGCCCGCCGCCCAGTCTACCAGCAGGAGCACGACGTCCGCAAATTTGTCGCCTATGACAAGGAAGGCATCGCCATCGGCTACGTGTTCTACGATCCCATGTACCGCGACGGCAAGGTCTTTGGCTACTCAGCAAACACCGTCCGCTGTGATGAAGCCCGCTATGGACGTCTGGCCACCGCCGTCCACATGGTGGCCATGGAAACCTTTAAAACTGAGGGCGTGGAAGTACTAAACCTTTTGTTATGCCCGTTCACGAACCTGGAGCGCGGCATCTATTCGGACGACCTGATGACACGCTGGTTTTTCCAGGTCAGCCAGCGGTTCGGCGGCGAGATCTACAACTTCAAAGGGCTGGCCTTTCACAAGTCCAAGTACCGAGGTTTTGAGAAGCCCGTGTACTATGCCTCCAACAGCACCCTGCCCTCCAACGATGTTTACCTCGCCTTCCTCACGGCAGACATCGCACGCAGCTACTTCGACACCATGAAGCTGCTGGGCATCGGCATTGTTAAAGAGCTGTTCAAGGGCACGCCAAAGAAGGCTGCTCCGGTAGAAAAATCCGCCTGA